Proteins encoded in a region of the bacterium genome:
- a CDS encoding C-terminal binding protein — protein sequence MKQWKVVITDYIENDLDWEVQEFAKMPDVTFEHHQLKQAPKADLIAKVKDADIVVVNMAAFDPEVIGSLDKCQLLIRHGIGYDNVNVPACTEKLIRFAYQPDYCATEVAEQAVALIMACARKLFASLEVLKDAAETQIWNFAPMGDVHRLFGQTLGVVGCGRIGGRVVRIMKALGMKVMVCDPFIDERQKGALGLDDIYDVETVLREADIITLHTPLTDETRHMIDEPQLKMMKQTAILINTARGGLVNTEALAKALHEGWIAGAGIDVYEKEPPPPDMPLFTAPNATLSAHIGWMSVEAGWDIRYKIMDDVKACMAGRAPRNTVNKEIDGLLGGKVYREV from the coding sequence TTGAAACAGTGGAAAGTCGTCATCACCGACTACATTGAGAACGATCTGGACTGGGAGGTCCAAGAGTTCGCGAAGATGCCCGACGTCACATTTGAGCACCACCAGCTCAAGCAGGCGCCCAAGGCCGACCTGATCGCCAAGGTCAAGGATGCCGACATCGTGGTCGTGAACATGGCCGCCTTCGACCCGGAGGTCATCGGCAGCCTGGATAAGTGCCAACTGCTCATCCGCCACGGCATCGGCTACGACAATGTCAACGTCCCCGCCTGCACCGAGAAGCTGATCCGCTTTGCGTACCAGCCCGACTACTGCGCCACCGAGGTCGCCGAGCAGGCCGTGGCGCTCATCATGGCCTGTGCGCGCAAGCTGTTCGCCAGCCTGGAGGTGCTCAAGGACGCCGCGGAGACGCAGATATGGAACTTCGCCCCGATGGGGGACGTGCACCGGTTGTTCGGGCAGACGCTGGGAGTTGTCGGCTGCGGCCGCATCGGTGGGCGCGTGGTGCGCATCATGAAGGCCCTCGGCATGAAGGTCATGGTCTGCGACCCGTTCATTGACGAGCGGCAGAAGGGCGCCCTGGGGCTCGATGACATCTACGACGTGGAGACCGTCCTGCGCGAAGCGGACATCATCACGCTGCACACGCCGCTAACTGACGAGACGCGCCACATGATTGACGAGCCGCAGCTCAAGATGATGAAGCAGACTGCCATCCTCATCAACACCGCGCGGGGCGGGCTGGTGAACACCGAGGCACTGGCCAAGGCGCTGCACGAGGGCTGGATCGCCGGGGCGGGGATTGACGTCTACGAGAAGGAGCCCCCGCCGCCGGACATGCCGCTGTTCACCGCCCCGAACGCCACGCTGTCGGCGCACATCGGCTGGATGTCTGTGGAAGCCGGCTGGGACATCCGCTACAAGATCATGGACGACGTCAAGGCCTGCATGGCCGGCCGGGCCCCGCGCAACACCGTCAACAAGGAGATTGACGGGCTGCTGGGCGGGAAGGTGTACCGGGAGGTCTAG
- a CDS encoding DUF4855 domain-containing protein, with product MRCLLAIAAVSCLVGSAHAEYWPQDDARSGGTRDLMLLYIGDSFCTRFHYRTADLLPYVAYLDKRAGGRPRDWFYDSYLFLTIFGAPSKAKYDDGPTNLADWRYYLDVLFDPELNLHALDDAIGQVAQTLGPPPRPTPVILMMPYMSPEQRDFGAVDGNGRSLDLSKTEDAVRCTEWFAGDVVRRFAEGHFKHLSLWGLYWMKEGIPPADEERVKAAARVIHEHHLGLHWIPYARAPGVEKWRELGLDFAILQPNYACAEDHYRRRDEQMFTDTAARAWQSGLGIEIEVPYRTIYGSGDREGLYDYLNHGLPAYEGYMSAVHGYYQTIVDIGRMYSSDVPADNRLYDALYAFHKRTYREHPACVSQGAPCVLRLPGLMPEATLALTGELPAAEAQAVTIPGSGGLLTVTFPTSRRVRKVLVHVRCEGAGADAIAFATASMADDSGDPPRLIGSIASPATAGDGGWHWWRIIGAPQVGQSLTVQLSGPQGGRLRVDQVRAIPVAEPGLDAACTTDGVGDGQALTDREYASGSQEAAKLVTWATGGGTLTLGMPDDRHAGTLWLHAVKPPGGQWPAHVEVTYGARTSAVDLEAPEGQWAAYFQVPLPLALSSRLELKLTGEEANRPIALDEVEMELAAGLALGKPYTFEPAPPPAPTTWNYPDDGKKLTDGDFAAVFLDHKLAGWLGTQPRIILDLGRPQTISRVRIHAWGGGVADTYFPSAITVWVSADGRQWQPLLRRITPPAEPPGATAVAKAWLEATLNAPGTRYLRLDLVPHSFLLLDEIEIIASGVNVARGRLYRVEGPLTRPPVGQYPDDSRRLTDGEVSSGFWDRTKVAGSAAADPIVTVDLERPQEVTLAAAHVAGGGDADVHYPAEVSVQTSLDGMAWSAPVTTTEHPAEPAQLLGIPFASPESRERTVGLMETPLQATARYVRWHFKRHGFCMVDEVEVYGP from the coding sequence ATGCGATGTCTCCTTGCGATCGCCGCTGTGTCATGTCTCGTGGGTTCGGCCCACGCTGAGTACTGGCCCCAGGACGATGCACGCAGCGGGGGGACGCGCGATCTGATGCTGTTGTACATCGGCGACAGCTTCTGCACGCGGTTCCACTACAGGACGGCCGACCTGCTGCCCTATGTGGCCTATCTGGACAAGCGGGCCGGCGGGCGGCCCCGCGACTGGTTCTACGACTCCTACCTGTTCCTGACCATCTTCGGGGCCCCGTCGAAGGCCAAGTACGACGACGGCCCCACGAACCTGGCGGACTGGCGCTACTACCTCGACGTGCTCTTCGACCCGGAGCTGAACCTGCACGCCCTCGACGACGCCATCGGGCAAGTGGCGCAGACGCTCGGGCCGCCGCCGCGTCCCACCCCGGTGATATTGATGATGCCGTACATGTCCCCCGAGCAGCGTGACTTCGGCGCAGTGGATGGCAACGGGCGCAGCCTCGACCTGAGCAAGACCGAGGACGCCGTGCGCTGCACCGAGTGGTTTGCCGGGGACGTGGTGCGGCGCTTCGCCGAGGGGCACTTCAAGCACCTCTCGCTGTGGGGCCTCTACTGGATGAAGGAGGGCATTCCTCCGGCGGATGAGGAGCGGGTCAAGGCCGCCGCGCGCGTCATCCACGAGCACCACCTGGGGCTGCACTGGATCCCCTACGCGCGGGCGCCGGGCGTGGAGAAGTGGCGCGAGTTGGGCCTGGACTTCGCCATCCTGCAGCCCAACTACGCCTGCGCCGAGGACCACTATCGCCGCCGCGACGAGCAGATGTTCACCGATACGGCCGCGCGAGCGTGGCAGAGCGGGCTGGGCATCGAGATCGAGGTGCCGTACCGCACCATCTATGGCAGTGGGGATCGCGAGGGTCTGTACGACTACCTCAACCACGGCCTGCCCGCCTACGAGGGCTACATGAGCGCCGTGCACGGGTACTACCAGACCATCGTGGACATCGGCCGCATGTACAGCAGCGACGTGCCCGCCGACAACCGTCTCTACGACGCGCTCTACGCCTTCCACAAGCGGACCTACCGGGAGCACCCGGCGTGCGTGTCACAGGGCGCGCCCTGTGTGCTGCGCCTGCCGGGCCTGATGCCCGAGGCTACACTGGCCCTGACGGGAGAGCTGCCGGCGGCGGAGGCCCAGGCGGTCACCATCCCCGGCAGCGGCGGCCTTCTGACTGTGACCTTCCCGACCTCCCGGCGCGTCCGCAAGGTGTTGGTGCATGTACGCTGCGAGGGTGCTGGTGCCGACGCCATTGCGTTCGCGACCGCGAGCATGGCCGACGACAGCGGCGACCCGCCCCGGCTGATCGGCTCGATCGCCAGCCCCGCGACGGCCGGCGATGGCGGCTGGCACTGGTGGCGGATCATCGGCGCCCCGCAGGTGGGCCAGTCACTGACCGTGCAGCTCTCCGGGCCGCAGGGCGGGCGGCTGCGGGTGGATCAAGTGCGCGCGATTCCCGTGGCTGAGCCGGGCCTGGACGCCGCCTGCACTACCGACGGGGTGGGCGATGGACAAGCTTTGACCGACCGCGAGTACGCCAGCGGGTCCCAGGAGGCTGCGAAGCTGGTCACGTGGGCGACAGGGGGGGGCACGCTGACCCTCGGCATGCCCGATGACCGCCATGCCGGCACGCTCTGGCTGCACGCCGTGAAGCCCCCGGGTGGGCAGTGGCCGGCGCACGTGGAGGTGACGTACGGAGCCAGAACGTCCGCCGTGGACCTCGAGGCGCCCGAAGGGCAGTGGGCGGCCTACTTCCAGGTGCCACTGCCCCTGGCGCTGTCGAGCCGCCTTGAACTCAAGCTGACCGGGGAGGAGGCCAACCGACCGATCGCCCTGGACGAGGTCGAGATGGAGCTGGCCGCCGGCCTGGCTCTGGGGAAGCCCTACACGTTCGAGCCGGCGCCGCCCCCGGCCCCAACGACCTGGAACTACCCCGACGACGGCAAGAAGCTGACCGATGGGGACTTTGCGGCGGTGTTCCTGGATCACAAGCTGGCGGGATGGTTGGGGACGCAGCCGCGCATCATCCTGGACCTGGGGCGGCCCCAGACAATCTCGCGCGTGCGCATCCACGCGTGGGGCGGGGGCGTTGCCGATACCTACTTCCCGTCGGCTATAACGGTCTGGGTCTCGGCGGACGGCAGGCAGTGGCAGCCGTTGCTGCGCCGCATCACGCCGCCCGCGGAGCCTCCGGGGGCGACGGCGGTGGCGAAGGCGTGGCTCGAAGCCACTCTCAACGCGCCGGGGACTCGCTACCTCCGGCTGGACCTCGTGCCCCACTCGTTCCTGCTGCTCGATGAGATCGAGATCATCGCCAGTGGCGTGAACGTGGCGCGGGGACGGCTCTACCGCGTGGAGGGCCCGCTGACACGCCCGCCGGTGGGGCAGTATCCCGACGATAGCCGTCGCCTGACCGATGGCGAGGTCTCGTCGGGCTTCTGGGACCGCACGAAGGTCGCCGGCTCGGCAGCGGCTGACCCCATCGTCACCGTAGATCTGGAGCGCCCGCAGGAGGTCACACTGGCCGCGGCGCACGTCGCCGGGGGTGGTGATGCCGACGTCCACTATCCCGCGGAGGTCAGCGTACAGACCTCGCTCGACGGCATGGCGTGGTCCGCGCCGGTCACGACCACGGAGCACCCCGCGGAGCCGGCCCAGCTCCTGGGCATCCCGTTCGCCTCGCCCGAGTCGCGTGAGCGGACCGTGGGCCTGATGGAGACGCCGCTGCAGGCTACCGCACGCTATGTCCGGTGGCACTTCAAGCGCCACGGCTTCTGCATGGTGGACGAGGTGGAGGTGTATGGCCCGTAG
- the ligA gene encoding NAD-dependent DNA ligase LigA has translation MDEDLNARIERLRADLSEANYRYYILDQPTLSDAEYDRLMQELQELEAAHPELVTADSPTQRVGAAIRTELGAVTHSQPMMSLQSIFEEAELRNFADTCARASETPVVYWAEPKFDGLAVELVYVNGALEVAATRGDGVVGENVTDNVRTIRQAPLRLRLSGDAGLAPSEGPAISRPTVTGARQLPGLEVPPAPNDGPADSRPLQRRVPSRLEVRGEVYMRVADFEDLNRRREEAGEPAFANPRNAAAGSLRQLDSGITASRPLALFCYDIGEAEGLAAGTQEELVAALRAWGLPINDLGRRCADVDEVLAYHADMLERRDDLPYEIDGVVIKVDDRRLQDELGARSRSPRWAVAFKFPPRQETTVIRSIMASVGRTGAITPIAVLEPVHIGGVTVSRASLHNQDEIERKDIREGDTVLVQRAGDVIPQVVVVIKERRPEGTAPYHLPDACPVCGTAVVREEGEAVTRCPSADCPAQLEGRIEHYASRGALDIEGLGERWAGILTSQGLVRHLYDLYALRKEQLVSLERMGDKSSDNLLAAIEGSKVTSLGRFIFGLGITHVGSAVADLLAAHFRDIRALMAASREDLEAVPGIGPEIAGQVRDFFAAERNREVVERLLAAGVNPQAPAAAPAGEATLAGKTFVLTGTLEGFTREAATDAIRQRGGKVTGSVSKKTDYVVAGADPGSKLTRAQELGVTVLDEDEFTRLLAGG, from the coding sequence ATGGACGAAGACCTCAACGCGCGCATCGAGCGCCTGCGCGCCGACCTCAGCGAAGCGAACTACCGGTACTACATCCTCGATCAGCCGACCCTCAGCGATGCCGAGTATGACCGGCTGATGCAGGAGTTGCAGGAGCTGGAGGCGGCCCACCCGGAGCTGGTGACAGCCGATTCGCCGACACAGCGTGTGGGGGCGGCGATCCGGACAGAGCTGGGCGCCGTCACCCATTCCCAACCCATGATGAGCCTGCAGAGCATCTTCGAGGAGGCGGAACTCCGCAACTTCGCCGACACATGCGCCAGGGCGAGTGAGACGCCGGTCGTCTACTGGGCGGAGCCGAAGTTCGATGGGCTGGCGGTGGAGCTGGTGTACGTGAACGGCGCGCTCGAGGTCGCCGCGACGCGCGGGGACGGTGTCGTCGGGGAGAATGTCACCGACAACGTGCGCACCATCCGACAGGCGCCGTTGCGGCTGCGCCTCTCGGGGGACGCAGGGCTGGCGCCGTCGGAGGGGCCGGCTATCAGCCGGCCCACCGTCACTGGCGCGCGCCAGCTACCTGGCCTGGAAGTGCCACCCGCTCCGAACGACGGGCCGGCTGATAGCCGGCCCCTCCAGCGGCGCGTCCCGTCTCGTCTGGAGGTGCGGGGGGAGGTCTACATGCGTGTCGCGGACTTCGAGGACCTCAACCGCCGCCGGGAGGAGGCGGGGGAGCCGGCCTTCGCCAACCCGCGCAACGCCGCCGCCGGCTCGTTGCGTCAGCTTGACTCGGGGATCACGGCCTCCCGCCCGCTGGCCCTGTTCTGCTACGACATCGGGGAGGCCGAGGGTCTGGCAGCCGGCACGCAGGAGGAGCTGGTGGCCGCCCTGCGGGCATGGGGGCTGCCGATCAACGATCTGGGACGCCGGTGCGCGGATGTGGACGAAGTGCTGGCGTACCACGCCGACATGCTGGAGCGGCGCGACGACCTGCCGTACGAGATAGATGGTGTGGTCATCAAGGTGGATGACCGGCGGCTGCAGGACGAACTGGGGGCGCGCAGCCGCAGCCCGCGCTGGGCCGTGGCCTTCAAGTTCCCCCCGCGCCAGGAGACGACGGTCATACGCTCGATCATGGCCAGCGTCGGCCGCACCGGGGCGATCACGCCCATTGCCGTGCTCGAGCCCGTGCACATCGGCGGCGTGACCGTCAGCCGCGCAAGCCTGCACAACCAGGACGAGATCGAGCGTAAGGACATCCGCGAGGGCGACACCGTGCTCGTCCAGCGGGCAGGAGACGTGATCCCACAGGTCGTGGTGGTCATCAAGGAGCGGCGCCCGGAGGGCACGGCGCCGTACCATCTGCCCGACGCCTGTCCCGTGTGCGGCACGGCGGTGGTGCGGGAGGAGGGGGAAGCGGTGACGCGCTGCCCGTCGGCGGACTGCCCGGCACAGCTTGAGGGGCGCATTGAGCACTACGCCTCGCGCGGCGCGCTGGACATCGAGGGCTTGGGCGAGCGCTGGGCGGGCATCCTCACCTCGCAAGGGCTCGTGCGCCACCTGTACGACCTGTACGCCCTGCGGAAGGAGCAGCTTGTCAGCCTGGAGCGAATGGGGGACAAGTCGTCTGACAATCTCCTGGCCGCCATCGAGGGCAGCAAGGTCACCAGTCTGGGGCGCTTCATTTTCGGGCTGGGCATCACGCACGTGGGGAGTGCCGTGGCTGACCTGCTCGCTGCCCACTTCCGGGACATTCGCGCGCTGATGGCGGCCAGCCGTGAGGACCTGGAGGCGGTGCCCGGCATCGGCCCGGAGATCGCCGGGCAGGTGCGCGATTTCTTCGCTGCGGAACGGAACCGCGAGGTGGTCGAGCGGCTGCTGGCGGCCGGGGTGAACCCGCAAGCACCGGCGGCCGCTCCGGCGGGCGAGGCGACGCTGGCGGGCAAGACGTTCGTGCTGACGGGCACGCTGGAGGGCTTCACCCGTGAGGCTGCCACCGACGCCATCCGACAGCGGGGCGGCAAGGTGACCGGCAGCGTGAGCAAGAAGACGGACTACGTGGTGGCGGGGGCCGACCCGGGCTCCAAGCTCACCCGGGCCCAGGAACTGGGCGTGACCGTGCTGGACGAGGACGAGTTCACCCGCCTGCTGGCCGGGGGATAG
- a CDS encoding SLBB domain-containing protein, whose amino-acid sequence MQNAPAGSAARFPVTAGPTYAPPGTPIFGGPVPPNYILGGGDMLELRVWSRNREQASTTVTVSPEGFVFLPTAGKLSVAGQTVQQARELVAAAYARIYDRPEVTLLVATQRAVDVYVLGDVSQPGKYTLSGMATVFSALYAACGPSESGSYRQVRLERLGEKPQLIDLYDYLLRGERRGDVLLQNGDMLFVTPAKLEIGVAGEVRRPARYELTEPITLADALEMAGGIGPQGYAPAIEVWRTGDHRGWQLVNLDATDKTRLSVQDGDLIVVKPLLPITQQTVTIRGAVNRPDSYAFSAGLTVSGLLKLAEGPADGANLRQALLWRLDSDMAYNVERVSLTDALKGKAGADIPLQPRDVVYLMYQEEAMVTVQGEVLRPGSYPFGQGMRVRDLISLAGGLTSQAFARRANLMRWLDTTQELTVVAVDLQAALAGNDQANTPLQRLDVLEVKARDVAVAVAKVHIDGCVQTPGSYPYYPGMKVSDLIYAAGCPLPQASSIEYVRGRTTDSIEPQRLTLTGPPEAFRVEPDLVLEPDVRVSVQGHGRFVSAPSVVLVRGQVTTQGAYALLHQQSDEGDTVWSVLQRAGGPLPDADPSGIVVYRGLGEIFSQTRELGQMMRNYNRETVAAAEQLENAAAAIEQAMSKQVNTQLAQIFSSDAAVSVVIPPRALQVEQSLQAIPVDGKRLLESHGKEGDVQLSTGDVIMVPRRRDTVAVVGAVVRPGAVPYEAHLRIRDYVARAGGLANDAADKRLLVLAPNGSVRPTTKKTIIQPGDVILVPSQYIVQTRRTQSTWESVLRGLATAAALALTL is encoded by the coding sequence GTGCAGAACGCACCCGCAGGCTCCGCTGCACGCTTCCCGGTCACAGCCGGACCGACGTATGCCCCACCCGGCACGCCCATCTTCGGCGGGCCTGTCCCCCCCAACTACATCCTGGGTGGCGGCGACATGCTGGAGCTGCGCGTCTGGAGCCGCAACCGGGAGCAAGCATCCACCACCGTGACGGTCAGCCCTGAGGGCTTTGTGTTCCTGCCGACGGCCGGCAAGCTCAGCGTGGCGGGCCAGACAGTCCAGCAGGCCCGTGAACTCGTCGCGGCCGCGTACGCACGCATCTATGACCGTCCCGAAGTGACCCTCCTCGTGGCCACCCAGCGCGCCGTGGACGTGTACGTGCTGGGTGACGTGTCCCAGCCGGGGAAGTACACGCTCTCGGGCATGGCGACCGTGTTCTCTGCCCTGTACGCAGCGTGTGGCCCCTCCGAGAGCGGCTCATACCGACAAGTCCGTCTTGAGCGCCTGGGCGAGAAGCCACAGCTCATTGACCTGTACGACTACCTCCTCCGCGGCGAACGCAGGGGCGATGTTCTGCTGCAGAACGGCGACATGCTGTTCGTGACACCGGCCAAGCTGGAGATCGGGGTCGCAGGGGAGGTGCGGCGGCCGGCGCGGTACGAGCTGACCGAGCCCATTACCCTCGCTGATGCCCTCGAGATGGCTGGCGGGATCGGGCCACAGGGCTATGCCCCGGCCATCGAGGTGTGGCGCACCGGCGATCACCGCGGTTGGCAACTGGTCAACCTCGATGCCACTGACAAGACCCGCCTGTCCGTGCAGGACGGCGACCTCATCGTGGTCAAGCCGCTGCTCCCGATCACCCAGCAGACCGTGACCATTCGCGGTGCGGTGAACCGTCCTGACAGCTACGCGTTCTCCGCCGGCCTGACTGTCAGTGGGCTCCTCAAGCTGGCCGAGGGACCCGCCGACGGTGCCAACCTCCGGCAGGCCCTGCTGTGGCGCCTGGACTCCGACATGGCCTACAACGTTGAGCGCGTCTCGCTGACGGACGCGCTCAAGGGCAAGGCTGGGGCCGACATTCCCCTGCAGCCGCGCGACGTGGTCTATCTCATGTACCAGGAGGAGGCGATGGTCACGGTCCAGGGCGAGGTACTCCGCCCGGGATCGTACCCCTTCGGCCAGGGCATGCGCGTGCGTGACCTGATCAGCCTGGCCGGTGGCCTGACGTCCCAGGCGTTCGCCAGGCGGGCGAACCTGATGCGCTGGCTGGACACGACCCAGGAACTGACAGTCGTGGCGGTGGACCTGCAGGCGGCGCTGGCGGGCAACGACCAGGCCAACACCCCGCTGCAGCGTCTGGATGTTCTGGAGGTCAAGGCGCGCGACGTGGCGGTGGCCGTCGCCAAGGTCCACATTGATGGCTGCGTCCAGACGCCCGGCTCTTACCCCTACTACCCAGGCATGAAGGTCAGTGACCTGATCTATGCGGCCGGCTGCCCCCTGCCGCAGGCGAGCAGCATCGAGTACGTCCGCGGCCGCACCACCGACAGCATCGAGCCGCAGCGTCTGACCCTCACCGGTCCCCCGGAGGCGTTCCGCGTTGAGCCCGACCTGGTGCTGGAGCCGGATGTCCGGGTGAGCGTGCAAGGCCACGGCCGGTTCGTCAGCGCTCCCAGCGTCGTGCTGGTCAGAGGCCAGGTGACCACCCAGGGGGCGTATGCCCTGCTCCACCAACAGTCCGACGAGGGCGATACCGTCTGGTCCGTGCTCCAGCGCGCCGGCGGACCCCTTCCTGACGCCGACCCGAGCGGCATCGTCGTCTACCGTGGTCTGGGTGAGATCTTCAGCCAGACGCGCGAGTTGGGCCAGATGATGCGCAACTACAACCGGGAGACCGTGGCCGCCGCCGAGCAACTGGAGAACGCCGCAGCCGCCATTGAGCAAGCCATGAGCAAGCAGGTCAACACCCAGTTGGCGCAGATATTCTCCAGCGATGCCGCGGTCTCGGTGGTGATCCCGCCGCGCGCCCTGCAAGTGGAACAGTCCCTCCAGGCGATCCCGGTTGACGGAAAGCGTCTGCTGGAGAGCCACGGCAAGGAGGGCGACGTACAGCTCAGCACTGGCGACGTGATCATGGTGCCGCGACGGCGCGACACCGTGGCAGTGGTCGGGGCGGTTGTCCGCCCCGGTGCCGTGCCGTATGAGGCTCATCTCCGCATCCGTGACTACGTGGCGAGGGCCGGCGGTCTCGCGAACGACGCCGCCGACAAGCGGCTCCTCGTGCTGGCGCCCAATGGCAGCGTGCGCCCCACCACGAAGAAGACGATCATCCAGCCCGGTGATGTGATACTGGTTCCTTCGCAGTACATCGTGCAGACTCGTAGGACGCAGAGCACGTGGGAGAGCGTGTTGCGCGGCCTCGCTACAGCCGCCGCTTTGGCTTTGACTCTGTGA